One Campylobacter concisus DNA segment encodes these proteins:
- a CDS encoding efflux RND transporter periplasmic adaptor subunit — protein sequence MKKTKILIILLILGVGGYFVYDKFFNIKDEKVEFITKKAKKGSFSKKVDATGEIFATELIDVGAQVSGQIKKLYVKLGDQVKKGDMIASIDSSTQQNSIDNKEAQLAIYKAQLESAKVALNIAKTQFDRENALFSKNATSKQEFESAKNTYSANSAKIKELEAQIKQTNIELSTAKINLGYTKITAPRDGTVVSVQVEEGQTVNANQTTPTIVNIADLSHVKMKMQIAEGDITKIKVGTPVEYSILSEPTKKFQTTVSSIDPGLTTLSDGSYGSSSSSKSSYSSSSSSSSAVYYYAQSIVDNKDGILRIGMTTQNELLIANVEGAIIVPSIGIKKDENGTFVYVLKDGKPVKTAVKTGIKDNLDTQIISGINEGDEIITSQGSSSEIAKMIAKEHKKF from the coding sequence ATGAAAAAAACTAAAATTTTAATAATCCTGCTTATTTTAGGCGTCGGTGGATACTTCGTCTATGATAAATTTTTTAATATAAAAGATGAAAAGGTGGAGTTTATCACTAAAAAGGCAAAGAAGGGCTCATTTAGCAAGAAAGTCGATGCGACTGGAGAAATTTTCGCCACCGAGCTAATCGACGTGGGAGCTCAGGTGAGCGGTCAGATAAAAAAGCTCTATGTTAAGCTTGGAGATCAGGTAAAAAAGGGCGATATGATCGCAAGTATCGATAGCTCGACCCAGCAAAATAGCATAGATAATAAAGAGGCTCAGCTAGCCATCTATAAAGCCCAGCTTGAAAGCGCAAAAGTGGCTCTAAATATCGCTAAAACGCAGTTTGATAGAGAAAATGCACTCTTTTCTAAAAACGCCACCTCAAAGCAAGAATTTGAAAGCGCAAAAAACACATATAGTGCAAATAGCGCCAAGATAAAAGAGCTTGAAGCGCAGATCAAGCAGACAAATATCGAGCTAAGCACCGCTAAGATAAATTTAGGCTACACAAAGATCACCGCACCAAGAGACGGCACCGTAGTAAGCGTGCAAGTTGAGGAGGGTCAGACTGTAAATGCCAACCAAACTACGCCAACTATCGTAAATATCGCTGATCTTAGCCATGTAAAGATGAAGATGCAAATAGCAGAGGGCGATATCACAAAGATCAAAGTCGGCACGCCAGTTGAATACTCGATCCTCTCTGAGCCAACGAAGAAATTTCAAACGACTGTTAGCTCGATCGATCCTGGGCTTACCACACTAAGTGATGGCAGCTACGGCTCAAGCAGCAGCAGTAAGTCTTCATATTCGAGTAGCTCTAGCAGCAGCTCGGCGGTTTATTACTACGCGCAAAGCATCGTTGATAATAAAGATGGAATTTTAAGAATAGGCATGACCACACAAAACGAGCTTTTAATAGCAAACGTCGAGGGCGCCATCATCGTGCCAAGCATCGGCATCAAAAAAGATGAAAATGGCACTTTTGTCTATGTGCTAAAAGATGGCAAGCCAGTAAAAACAGCGGTCAAAACTGGCATAAAAGACAACCTCGATACGCAGATCATCAGCGGCATAAACGAGGGTGACGAGATCATCACATCTCAAGGCTCATCAAGCGAGATCGCTAAGATGATCGCAAAAGAACATAAGAAGTTTTAA
- the pbpC gene encoding penicillin-binding protein 1C gives MKKFKFLKFLALFLALVVAIFLILDQIYPLNLDALKKDEAKILLDKNGEIINMKLSSDGIWRFHEQSFPNSLKQCVVLFEDRYFYYHFGVNFASIFRAFFHNLRSDNRIGASTITMQVARMLEPSDRSYKNKIREIFRAFQLELHFSKDEILNLYLNLAPYGGNIEGAKAASFFYFGKELNELSYAQAALLSTIPKNPNKNRLDRVSNINALKNRVIKMLYKANLIDLSAFKRAQAEPFKNVRIRAVVNAGDYANVAFKNQISKANLDLNLQKDILKILKDAMFSLKAKNANNAAAVVIDNKKMSVVAFIGSHDERARDGKNSALNMKRNTGSTLKPFIYSLALDSGLITPNLQLIDTQIYLNEYVPKNFSNDFLGLVSAKDALNFSLNIPVINLDLKLKDNSLYELLEKVNLVDENKEFYGSSIVLGSAEMSLIDLAHLYTIYANGGVYRPLEFAGKNYKNEDKNITLISPQSAYLTAKMMSEASRSYLKNAWQYAQNTPKIAFKTGTSANSRDLYAIGVDEDYTIAVWVGNFNAEKTDKLTGLNDVSKIVFDMFKITAQRQNLEFMSEPEGIEKVPTCLDAFSYETCKKTALDDRIVGVKLQDKCESLRGEELEFLIKNGFLDKDEVKNSPCASVFKDKKPVFAYPYDGEEIVTDENVTQIVLKCYAFLGDEIYLKVDDLNFSKIENASEKRLDLTLGEHTLKCLDQNSNQSEITIKLRR, from the coding sequence ATGAAAAAGTTTAAATTTTTAAAATTCCTTGCCCTATTTTTGGCTTTAGTGGTCGCTATTTTTTTGATACTTGATCAAATTTATCCACTAAATTTAGACGCACTCAAAAAAGACGAAGCTAAAATTTTACTTGATAAAAATGGCGAGATCATAAATATGAAGCTTAGTAGCGATGGAATTTGGAGATTTCACGAGCAAAGCTTTCCAAATTCGCTAAAACAATGTGTCGTTCTCTTTGAAGATAGATACTTTTACTACCATTTTGGCGTAAATTTTGCCTCCATTTTTAGAGCATTTTTCCACAACCTAAGAAGCGACAACCGCATAGGCGCTAGCACTATCACGATGCAAGTGGCTAGGATGCTTGAGCCAAGTGATAGGAGCTATAAAAATAAGATAAGAGAAATTTTTAGAGCATTTCAGCTTGAACTTCACTTTAGCAAGGATGAAATTTTAAATTTATACCTAAATTTAGCCCCGTATGGCGGCAATATCGAGGGTGCAAAGGCGGCAAGCTTCTTTTACTTTGGCAAGGAGCTAAACGAGCTTAGCTACGCTCAGGCCGCACTTTTAAGCACGATCCCTAAAAATCCAAATAAAAATAGACTTGACCGCGTCTCAAACATAAACGCCCTAAAAAACAGGGTCATAAAGATGCTTTATAAGGCAAATTTAATCGATCTTAGTGCATTTAAAAGAGCGCAAGCTGAGCCATTTAAAAATGTAAGGATAAGAGCCGTCGTAAATGCAGGCGACTACGCAAATGTCGCTTTTAAAAACCAAATTTCAAAGGCGAACTTGGATCTAAATTTACAAAAAGATATACTTAAAATTTTAAAAGACGCGATGTTTTCGCTAAAGGCCAAAAACGCAAATAACGCAGCAGCCGTGGTCATTGATAATAAAAAAATGAGCGTTGTTGCTTTTATAGGCTCGCACGATGAGCGCGCACGCGACGGCAAAAACTCAGCCTTAAATATGAAGCGAAACACCGGCAGCACGCTAAAGCCTTTTATCTACTCGCTTGCCCTTGATAGCGGGCTTATTACACCAAATTTACAACTAATCGATACGCAAATTTATCTGAATGAATATGTGCCAAAGAACTTTAGTAACGACTTTTTGGGGCTTGTAAGCGCAAAGGACGCTCTAAATTTTAGCCTTAATATCCCAGTTATAAATTTAGACTTAAAGCTAAAAGACAACTCGCTTTACGAGCTACTTGAAAAGGTAAATTTAGTTGATGAAAACAAGGAGTTTTACGGCTCTTCGATAGTTTTAGGTAGCGCTGAGATGAGTCTGATTGATCTTGCGCATCTTTATACGATATACGCAAATGGCGGGGTTTATAGGCCGCTTGAGTTTGCGGGCAAAAACTACAAAAATGAGGACAAAAACATAACCCTCATCTCGCCTCAAAGTGCATATCTAACTGCTAAAATGATGAGCGAGGCCTCAAGGTCGTATCTAAAAAATGCTTGGCAATACGCGCAAAACACGCCAAAAATCGCCTTTAAAACAGGCACAAGTGCAAACTCACGCGATCTTTACGCCATTGGAGTTGATGAGGACTACACAATAGCCGTCTGGGTGGGCAACTTTAACGCCGAAAAAACTGACAAACTAACTGGGCTAAATGACGTCTCAAAGATCGTTTTTGATATGTTTAAGATCACGGCGCAAAGGCAAAATTTAGAGTTTATGAGCGAGCCAGAGGGCATTGAAAAAGTGCCAACCTGCCTTGATGCTTTTAGTTATGAGACGTGCAAAAAAACGGCGCTTGATGATAGGATAGTTGGAGTTAAACTGCAAGATAAATGCGAGAGTTTAAGGGGCGAGGAGCTTGAGTTTTTGATAAAAAATGGCTTTTTAGACAAAGACGAGGTTAAAAATAGCCCTTGTGCTTCAGTTTTTAAAGATAAAAAGCCAGTTTTTGCCTATCCATATGATGGCGAAGAGATCGTGACAGATGAAAATGTAACACAAATTGTGCTAAAATGCTACGCGTTTTTAGGTGATGAAATTTACCTAAAAGTGGATGATTTGAACTTTTCTAAGATAGAAAATGCAAGTGAAAAAAGGCTAGATCTAACTCTTGGCGAGCACACTTTAAAGTGCCTTGATCAAAACTCAAATCAAAGTGAAATAACAATAAAACTAAGGAGATAA
- a CDS encoding alpha-2-macroglobulin family protein, whose translation MQQKALLLALLGAVNLYALSLNGNVEVKSPLSVEFGLEDDVSKNLIGTLSEKKLISCEPALSGTVKFNAQSLTLFTKDMHAGAEYSCKLENGSSASFETKEFALEKIEKLTDSKFILKFNDEVSEELVKKIAVKGASFNALQLSQNSFELDLDKNISEPVFEFGENFESKFGAKLAGDGVVKFSEQASSESVNISAEAKSFEIAKIYPTSLDNGILAFRIYLKEWLSDDNSLKKFIKIKGVKSFSISDVSYKNDDENGAPNSELDGYDYYIDITSDEFKPQNSYEITIKPGFGDDRNVVREAKTYEVIASNFTPFANFTNEEPYISSVGEIGIRSANLPELNVSVEKLSDQNFRYFLNFNDNSEDLSNFSSKVASKSYKLEGALNEISLNKIKLDFAGAGDGVYKISLNCGKDKSVSKVVYLSDIAINAKLGKDEIFVFANRLGENTMLPNANVKIYGKRNEEIAVGATNDVGVFKFNKKDIYKEISSIVVSLGKEQNFLIIKDGEALNEAKLISQNPSESIDAYTHFASNIIRPNESLKGAIYLRDRDFNPLKNMPVKIKFIDPQGKSSAQITQNTNDVGMINFEKEILSDLSGRFNMQIIYASKVIASVPFYVESFVPNKIKNDIAIDADKFFANELVKVNLTSSYLFGGAASDLAGSMQVSFFDDEYKNSEFKEYKFKNDTLKAAAYPSIENDLTLSKDGKSSQMIDLSFNTKNAPSIIKGVINFNVNDDGKNVSDAKSFTLYPYKDMVGIAASTAFADPNEDVKIRTVVVDMPSQKAVKSNLKFDIKRVSWQYQRDANGYIKWIQTLEDVDSFYKNSGEFSYKFTQSGSYVITATNLVSGASTSLDIDVSGYNYSTLAPTKELSKSQIKLNKSVYKKGDELSADISSAIKEGIALVTLEDAGVKAYKVVKIKNNSANVKFKLDFDFNGLYVSANIYRMTDAGLTPFRTYGKVYANGDKSSRRIELSLEAPKSAKSDENIKISLKTKPKAYLNLFITDVGVLDITSQKPADPLKFFDKILPDGVFDYDIYNMLTNYKVEGKTLSFGGDAAAMAVAAKMEKHASPVDSKNVKTYANLVSLQADDKGEISYEFKTPNGFNGAIRVDAVANDATAMNAVNSEIKVKDDVIIKPSALIYLLKGDELNANLRLINTTNADKNLTINVASSKNLNIKTQENANLKPFENKAFVLKISALETGAGEYNITVSDKNGSKTLQNLLDVVSPYTISTYAKSSVFDKESKISLPKGYHDVSVDASSSVSSVLLAASKNLVEYPYGCAEQRSSRLLALLNLKPKDELEKSDQKRFIASGIDELVKMQKTDGSFGYWSDLGETNAFASIFATDVLLDLEEAGYEISKGVKQNALNSLLKYANNDLEALYALYVSSRANMADRSILNKIYDDKVYNKTALSKYLMAAALKLNGLNNEAKVALKDIKNAKTSEENASDFSSKVRDNAFILYLHAKYFEKNDYSDDLANFLIVNLNELSSTQERAFTLRALNAYFGKDSGEKNNKFKLSYNGESKEFDGLLSTSFTTKNGEFSITPLGSNKLYATILSYAYLPLEIKHKIEPKELDIYRVFVDERGKELGLDSLKVNDVIYSKVVINSKTMVKNGVINEIVSSCFEPINENLSNFSKSLKNSLQVEYKSIKDDRVLSFYTLSGDEKDAVLYTPYRVRLGGKCSLGAVTTENMYNERQNDYDLAQRSFNVK comes from the coding sequence ATGCAGCAAAAAGCGCTACTTCTAGCACTTTTAGGAGCAGTAAATTTATATGCTTTAAGTCTAAATGGCAATGTCGAGGTGAAGTCGCCTTTAAGCGTGGAATTTGGGCTAGAAGATGATGTTAGCAAAAATCTCATAGGCACGCTAAGCGAGAAAAAGCTTATCTCGTGCGAGCCAGCACTAAGCGGCACGGTGAAATTTAACGCTCAAAGCCTTACACTTTTTACAAAAGATATGCACGCAGGTGCTGAATACAGCTGTAAGTTAGAAAATGGCAGTAGCGCTAGCTTTGAGACGAAAGAATTTGCGCTTGAGAAGATAGAAAAGCTCACTGATAGCAAATTTATCCTTAAATTTAATGACGAAGTTAGTGAAGAGCTTGTGAAAAAAATAGCCGTAAAAGGCGCAAGCTTTAACGCCTTGCAACTCTCTCAAAACAGCTTTGAGCTTGATCTTGATAAAAATATAAGCGAGCCTGTTTTTGAGTTTGGAGAAAATTTTGAGAGTAAATTTGGCGCTAAACTTGCAGGCGATGGCGTGGTGAAATTTAGTGAGCAAGCAAGCAGTGAGAGCGTAAATATAAGCGCTGAAGCTAAAAGCTTTGAGATAGCTAAAATCTATCCAACAAGCCTAGATAATGGGATCTTAGCATTTAGAATTTATCTAAAAGAGTGGCTAAGTGATGATAATAGTCTAAAGAAATTTATAAAGATAAAAGGCGTTAAAAGCTTTAGCATAAGCGACGTGTCATATAAAAATGATGATGAAAATGGCGCGCCAAATTCTGAGCTTGATGGGTATGATTATTACATTGATATCACAAGCGATGAGTTTAAGCCACAAAATAGCTACGAGATCACGATAAAGCCAGGCTTTGGAGACGATAGAAATGTTGTAAGGGAGGCTAAAACCTACGAGGTGATCGCTAGCAACTTCACTCCATTTGCAAATTTCACAAATGAAGAGCCTTATATCTCAAGCGTTGGGGAGATCGGCATTAGAAGTGCAAATTTACCTGAGCTAAATGTGAGCGTTGAAAAGTTAAGCGATCAAAATTTTAGATACTTTTTAAATTTCAACGACAATAGCGAAGATCTAAGCAATTTTAGCTCAAAAGTAGCAAGCAAAAGCTACAAGCTAGAAGGTGCGCTAAACGAAATTTCACTAAATAAGATCAAGCTAGACTTTGCAGGAGCAGGAGACGGAGTTTATAAGATAAGCTTAAACTGCGGCAAAGATAAGAGCGTCTCAAAGGTCGTCTATCTAAGCGACATCGCCATAAATGCAAAGCTTGGTAAGGACGAAATTTTCGTCTTTGCAAACCGCCTTGGCGAAAACACAATGCTGCCAAACGCAAATGTAAAAATTTATGGCAAAAGAAACGAAGAGATCGCAGTTGGCGCGACAAATGACGTTGGCGTCTTTAAATTTAACAAAAAAGATATCTACAAAGAGATCTCATCGATCGTCGTCTCACTTGGCAAAGAGCAAAATTTCCTCATCATAAAAGATGGCGAAGCACTAAATGAGGCAAAGCTCATCAGTCAAAATCCAAGCGAGAGTATCGATGCTTACACGCATTTTGCCTCAAATATAATAAGACCAAACGAGAGCTTAAAAGGAGCAATTTATCTAAGAGATAGGGACTTTAACCCGCTTAAAAATATGCCAGTTAAGATCAAATTTATCGATCCGCAAGGCAAAAGTAGTGCCCAGATCACGCAAAATACAAATGATGTTGGCATGATAAATTTCGAAAAAGAAATTTTAAGCGATCTAAGCGGTAGATTTAACATGCAGATAATCTACGCTAGCAAGGTGATAGCAAGCGTGCCATTTTATGTCGAGAGCTTCGTGCCAAACAAGATAAAAAATGACATAGCCATAGACGCGGACAAATTCTTTGCAAACGAGCTAGTAAAGGTAAATTTAACAAGTAGTTATCTCTTTGGCGGAGCAGCTAGCGACTTAGCTGGTAGTATGCAGGTTAGCTTCTTTGATGATGAGTATAAAAATAGCGAATTTAAAGAGTATAAATTTAAAAACGACACCCTAAAAGCGGCTGCCTATCCAAGCATAGAAAATGATCTAACTCTTTCAAAAGATGGCAAATCAAGCCAGATGATAGATCTTAGCTTTAACACCAAAAACGCACCTTCAATAATAAAAGGCGTCATAAATTTCAACGTAAATGACGATGGCAAAAACGTAAGTGACGCAAAAAGCTTTACGCTCTATCCTTATAAAGATATGGTTGGCATCGCTGCTAGCACGGCATTTGCTGATCCAAACGAAGATGTAAAGATAAGAACAGTCGTTGTTGATATGCCAAGCCAAAAGGCAGTGAAGTCAAATTTGAAATTTGATATAAAACGTGTTTCATGGCAGTATCAAAGAGACGCAAATGGCTATATAAAATGGATCCAAACGCTTGAAGATGTGGATAGTTTTTATAAAAATAGTGGCGAGTTTAGCTATAAATTTACGCAAAGTGGCTCATACGTCATCACAGCTACAAATTTAGTAAGTGGCGCGAGCACGAGCCTAGACATCGACGTAAGCGGCTACAACTACTCAACTCTAGCGCCTACAAAAGAGCTTAGCAAGTCTCAGATAAAGCTAAACAAAAGCGTCTATAAAAAAGGCGACGAGCTAAGCGCAGACATCAGCTCAGCCATAAAAGAAGGCATCGCACTTGTCACGCTTGAAGACGCAGGTGTCAAAGCCTACAAGGTCGTCAAGATCAAAAACAACTCAGCAAATGTTAAATTTAAACTTGACTTTGACTTTAATGGCCTTTACGTGAGCGCAAATATCTACCGCATGACTGACGCTGGACTAACTCCATTTAGAACCTACGGCAAGGTCTATGCAAACGGCGATAAATCTTCAAGAAGGATAGAACTTAGCTTAGAAGCGCCAAAAAGCGCAAAGAGTGATGAAAATATCAAAATTTCACTAAAAACAAAGCCAAAAGCATATCTGAATTTATTTATCACAGATGTTGGCGTGCTTGATATCACTTCACAAAAACCAGCCGATCCGCTTAAGTTTTTTGACAAAATTTTACCTGATGGGGTCTTTGACTACGACATCTATAATATGCTCACAAACTACAAGGTCGAGGGCAAAACGTTAAGCTTTGGTGGTGATGCTGCAGCAATGGCCGTGGCGGCAAAAATGGAAAAGCATGCAAGCCCAGTTGATAGCAAAAATGTAAAAACTTATGCAAATTTAGTGAGCCTTCAAGCCGACGACAAAGGCGAAATTTCATACGAGTTTAAAACGCCAAATGGCTTTAACGGCGCCATTAGAGTAGATGCTGTGGCAAATGACGCAACTGCGATGAACGCCGTAAATAGCGAGATAAAAGTAAAAGATGATGTGATCATTAAGCCAAGTGCTTTGATCTATCTTTTAAAAGGCGATGAATTAAATGCAAACTTAAGGCTTATAAATACGACAAATGCCGACAAAAACCTTACGATAAATGTAGCATCAAGTAAAAATTTAAACATCAAAACGCAAGAAAATGCCAACCTTAAGCCGTTTGAAAACAAAGCATTTGTGCTTAAAATTTCAGCCCTTGAAACAGGTGCTGGCGAATACAATATAACAGTAAGCGACAAAAATGGCTCAAAAACGCTTCAAAATTTACTAGATGTCGTTAGCCCTTATACGATCAGCACCTACGCAAAGAGCAGCGTCTTTGACAAAGAGAGTAAAATTTCACTACCAAAAGGCTATCACGATGTGAGCGTTGATGCCTCAAGCTCTGTCTCAAGCGTGCTTTTAGCAGCTTCAAAGAATTTAGTCGAGTATCCTTACGGATGTGCGGAGCAAAGGAGCTCAAGACTGCTTGCGCTTTTAAATTTAAAACCAAAAGATGAGCTTGAAAAAAGCGATCAAAAGAGATTTATCGCAAGCGGCATAGATGAGCTAGTCAAGATGCAAAAAACAGACGGCAGCTTTGGCTACTGGAGCGATCTAGGCGAGACAAATGCATTTGCAAGCATCTTTGCAACAGACGTGCTTCTTGACCTTGAAGAGGCTGGATACGAGATAAGTAAAGGCGTCAAACAAAATGCTCTAAATTCGCTCTTAAAATACGCAAACAACGACCTTGAGGCACTTTACGCCCTTTATGTAAGCTCACGAGCAAATATGGCTGATAGATCGATCTTAAATAAAATTTATGACGACAAAGTCTACAACAAAACAGCACTAAGTAAATACCTAATGGCGGCAGCTTTAAAGCTAAACGGCCTAAATAACGAGGCAAAAGTCGCGCTAAAAGATATCAAAAATGCTAAAACAAGCGAAGAAAATGCATCTGATTTTAGCTCAAAAGTAAGAGATAACGCCTTTATCTTATACTTGCACGCAAAATACTTTGAGAAAAACGACTACTCAGACGACCTTGCAAATTTCTTGATAGTAAATTTAAATGAGCTAAGCTCAACGCAAGAGCGTGCATTTACGCTAAGAGCGCTAAATGCCTACTTTGGCAAAGATAGCGGCGAGAAAAATAACAAATTTAAGCTTAGCTACAACGGCGAAAGTAAAGAATTTGACGGCCTTTTAAGTACCTCTTTTACTACAAAAAATGGCGAATTTAGCATCACTCCACTAGGCTCAAATAAGCTTTATGCGACTATCTTAAGCTACGCTTATTTGCCACTTGAGATCAAACACAAAATCGAGCCAAAAGAGCTTGATATCTACCGCGTTTTTGTCGATGAAAGAGGCAAAGAGCTGGGTCTTGACAGCCTAAAAGTAAATGACGTCATCTACTCAAAAGTAGTGATAAACTCAAAAACAATGGTTAAAAATGGCGTTATTAACGAGATCGTAAGCAGCTGCTTTGAGCCGATAAATGAAAATTTAAGCAACTTTAGCAAGAGCTTAAAAAACAGCTTGCAAGTTGAGTATAAAAGCATAAAAGATGACCGCGTGCTAAGCTTTTACACACTAAGTGGCGACGAAAAAGACGCCGTGCTTTACACACCTTATCGCGTAAGACTTGGCGGTAAATGCTCACTTGGTGCAGTCACAACTGAAAATATGTACAACGAAAGACAAAACGACTACGACTTAGCCCAGCGAAGCTTTAACGTCAAATAG
- a CDS encoding ATP-dependent helicase: protein MPLSRLNKEQYTAATAPFGHNLIIASAGTGKTSTIVARIAHLLNLGVKPEKILLLTFTNKAASEMIERLNRYFDKSITSKITAGTFHSVSFSLLKSLDKGVTLKQPSELKTLLKSLVERRKFYHLSDVKPYGGAYLYDLYSLFQNSEQGTTFGKWISDKSEEQGVYAEIYEDVLEEFEAEKAKFSYADFNDLLIKMRDELKKGANLAYDEILIDEYQDTNTLQGSLIDAFKTKSLFCVGDFDQSIYAFNGANIEIIGSFKDRFPNANIYALNVNYRSSSSILALANKVINNNPRLYEKHLTVSREGNFKPPRLLVYNELFDQYQNIADIISLSPFNRENIAIIFRNNSSADGIEVALKERGIGSKRKGGVSFFESREIKALIDIMGIYVNPKDIMAFIHICEYAKGVGSAVSKEIFDALLKLGHGNLIKGIVEPDESVNISSNKRRNYQLGLFDDLDEFAEVSRFSKLGFSDKFLGHPVLKLQKLSESGAQFLYEIYNFLRGMRNISKPATMINEIKTSKIYSLIVENISTKRATLKNGNVDLALKEEVKERIMAKSVVLSELAKKYQDISKFYNFLALGSNEMSEGQGVSLLSVHASKGLEFDQVFIVDLAQNRFPNLKLMSMGGSLEEERRLFYVAVTRAKDELYLSYAKYDKIKKVNYQPSRFLIEAGMAKEEA, encoded by the coding sequence ATGCCCTTATCTAGGTTAAACAAAGAACAATACACCGCCGCAACTGCGCCATTTGGACACAATCTCATCATCGCTTCAGCTGGCACTGGCAAGACTAGTACGATTGTCGCTCGCATCGCTCATCTTTTAAATTTAGGCGTAAAGCCAGAGAAAATTTTGCTTCTAACTTTCACCAACAAAGCAGCCAGCGAGATGATAGAGCGTTTAAATAGGTATTTTGACAAATCAATAACTTCCAAAATCACCGCAGGTACCTTTCACTCGGTCTCATTTTCGCTTTTAAAAAGCCTTGATAAAGGCGTCACGCTAAAGCAGCCAAGCGAGCTAAAGACGCTTTTAAAAAGTCTTGTTGAGAGGCGTAAATTTTACCATTTAAGCGACGTCAAGCCTTACGGCGGAGCCTATTTATACGATCTTTACTCGCTCTTTCAAAACAGCGAACAAGGCACAACATTTGGCAAATGGATAAGTGACAAGAGCGAAGAGCAGGGCGTTTATGCTGAAATTTATGAAGATGTTTTAGAGGAGTTTGAAGCTGAAAAGGCTAAATTTTCTTATGCTGACTTTAACGATCTTCTCATAAAAATGCGCGATGAGCTAAAAAAGGGGGCAAATTTAGCTTATGATGAAATTTTGATCGACGAGTATCAAGATACAAACACGCTTCAAGGCAGCCTAATAGACGCATTTAAGACAAAGAGCCTATTTTGCGTGGGCGATTTTGACCAGAGCATATACGCATTTAACGGCGCAAATATCGAGATCATAGGCTCATTTAAAGATCGCTTCCCAAACGCAAATATCTACGCTTTAAATGTAAATTACCGCTCAAGCTCGAGCATACTTGCCCTTGCAAATAAGGTCATAAACAATAACCCAAGGCTTTATGAAAAGCACCTAACAGTTAGTCGCGAGGGGAATTTCAAGCCTCCAAGGCTGCTTGTCTATAACGAGCTTTTTGATCAGTATCAAAACATCGCTGATATCATCTCGCTCTCGCCATTTAATAGAGAAAATATCGCCATAATATTTAGAAATAACTCATCAGCGGACGGCATCGAGGTCGCGTTAAAAGAGCGAGGCATCGGCTCAAAGCGAAAGGGTGGGGTGAGCTTCTTTGAGAGCCGCGAGATCAAGGCACTCATCGACATCATGGGAATTTATGTCAATCCAAAAGATATAATGGCATTTATCCACATCTGCGAATACGCAAAGGGCGTTGGCAGCGCAGTTAGCAAAGAAATTTTTGACGCGCTACTTAAGCTTGGACATGGAAATTTGATAAAAGGGATAGTTGAGCCAGATGAGAGCGTAAATATCTCATCAAACAAAAGGCGAAACTACCAGCTAGGCCTTTTTGACGATCTTGACGAATTTGCCGAGGTTTCAAGGTTTTCTAAGCTTGGCTTTAGCGATAAATTTCTGGGCCACCCTGTGCTAAAACTACAAAAGCTAAGCGAGAGTGGGGCGCAGTTTTTATATGAAATTTACAACTTTTTAAGAGGCATGAGAAATATTTCAAAGCCAGCTACGATGATAAATGAGATAAAAACTAGCAAAATTTACTCACTTATCGTCGAAAACATCAGCACAAAAAGGGCAACTCTAAAAAATGGCAACGTCGATCTGGCGCTCAAAGAAGAGGTCAAAGAGCGCATAATGGCAAAGAGCGTGGTGCTAAGCGAGCTAGCTAAAAAATATCAAGACATAAGTAAATTTTATAACTTCTTAGCCCTTGGAAGCAACGAGATGAGCGAAGGGCAGGGCGTTAGCTTGCTTAGCGTGCATGCGAGCAAGGGGCTTGAATTTGACCAAGTTTTTATCGTCGATCTCGCGCAAAACCGCTTTCCAAATTTAAAGCTAATGAGCATGGGCGGTAGCCTAGAAGAAGAGAGGCGGCTCTTTTACGTAGCAGTAACAAGGGCTAAAGACGAGCTATATCTTAGCTATGCAAAATACGACAAGATAAAGAAGGTGAATTATCAGCCAAGCAGGTTTTTGATAGAGGCTGGCATGGCAAAAGAGGAAGCTTAG